In a genomic window of Thiolapillus brandeum:
- the merP gene encoding mercury resistance system periplasmic binding protein MerP gives MRYRYLMVWRLALSLLLIASLTTVFAGEPKTVVLDVPGMTCKFCPITVRKALQKVPGVIEAKSDYASKTATVVYDPDKTEVSALTDATANAGYESHARK, from the coding sequence ATGCGTTATCGATACTTGATGGTATGGCGGCTGGCACTGTCCCTGCTGCTCATTGCTTCATTGACGACAGTTTTTGCCGGAGAACCGAAAACCGTGGTGTTGGATGTCCCCGGCATGACCTGTAAATTTTGTCCCATAACGGTACGCAAGGCGCTGCAGAAAGTACCAGGAGTCATCGAAGCCAAGTCTGACTATGCCAGCAAAACGGCAACCGTGGTTTATGATCCGGACAAGACCGAAGTATCAGCGCTGACGGATGCCACAGCAAATGCGGGCTATGAGTCTCACGCCAGAAAATAA